Proteins encoded together in one Streptomyces sp. TLI_171 window:
- a CDS encoding SpoIIE family protein phosphatase translates to MVEQPNSTPDRADGPGGHPAGVVALLRVAAVLVDPDGRIAMWNRTAEELFGHRAEVALGRTAHGLLPAVEPRQDSAAPAHRCDAFDTLDDLTLNGPWAGAMPVHDREERLRDILWWAYPLVEPAGRSLLALAADARPLRSAGPRIALGERLVPYAAAPAAARPQQVIAAFAPAVPDGAGCEALAGLLPPGSTERRRRLLAALAEAGPPALQVDAATRLAVVPYQSSPDGASGTARVAAGLGRRYPTPQQRAAQQRERTARRPVEPQLGAGARGPLGVRIQAAGSASAQEGAPRLGSTVPSQREAAAHGPTPGGPAIDPATAAAPEPTTAATVPPSRPAGLGGVEVIHGLPDDGDLALLASVGNQVGTTLDLDTTARELCEVLVPRVADFACVDLLDGLISDSELPAGLPDDGTMLRRVARTFNAATQCWSHVLDEGALLAVPRSTPPGLALQENRPVLVPQITPDVAVDYAASLGDPELETTVVGRSMLVLPLSARGKVLGILKLLRLPDRAPFTRGDADTLKEIAARAALSLDNARLHRAESKVATTLQRSMIPTRPPKIPGVQIAHRYMPGDRKAEVGGDWFDAIQLPGSRVALVVGDVMGHGLHSAAAMGRFRTAMQTLAALDLPPGQLLRHLDNLAHKLGDDHLATCLYAVYDPINRTCELASAGHVPPVLVHPDGRGELLELPSGAPIGVGGVPFQTKKIDVSDGSMLVLCTDGLVEVRGGDIGEGLAALCGNLIDPKQTPDEACDTVLNTLHSDDRQDDIALLVARFDGVPPTEVATWQLGVTELEVGRARRLVRDQLAAWQLTALAETVELLVSELVTNAVRVARAEVQLQLIRVDKLLVEVSDDNHNLPSLEPAESMSEHGRGLNLVSKLSEKWGTARKAVGKVVYFEMPLPRG, encoded by the coding sequence ATGGTGGAACAGCCCAACTCCACACCGGACCGGGCCGACGGCCCGGGCGGCCACCCCGCCGGGGTGGTGGCCCTCCTGCGGGTCGCCGCCGTGCTGGTCGACCCCGACGGCCGGATCGCCATGTGGAACCGCACCGCGGAGGAGCTGTTCGGCCACCGCGCCGAGGTCGCCCTGGGCCGCACCGCGCACGGCCTGCTGCCCGCCGTCGAACCCCGCCAGGACAGCGCCGCCCCCGCCCACCGCTGCGACGCCTTCGACACCCTCGACGACCTCACCCTGAACGGCCCGTGGGCCGGCGCGATGCCCGTGCACGACCGCGAGGAGCGGCTGCGCGACATCCTGTGGTGGGCCTACCCGCTGGTCGAACCGGCCGGCCGTTCGCTGCTCGCGCTGGCCGCCGACGCCCGCCCGCTGCGCTCCGCCGGCCCGCGGATCGCCCTCGGCGAGCGCCTCGTCCCCTACGCCGCCGCGCCCGCCGCGGCCCGCCCGCAGCAGGTGATCGCCGCCTTCGCCCCGGCCGTGCCGGACGGCGCGGGCTGCGAGGCGCTCGCCGGGCTGCTGCCGCCGGGCTCCACGGAGCGCCGCCGCCGGCTGCTGGCCGCGCTCGCCGAGGCCGGCCCGCCCGCGCTGCAGGTGGACGCGGCGACCCGGCTGGCCGTGGTGCCCTACCAGTCCTCGCCGGACGGCGCGTCCGGCACCGCCCGGGTCGCCGCCGGCCTCGGCCGCCGCTACCCCACCCCGCAGCAGCGCGCCGCCCAGCAGCGCGAGCGCACCGCCCGCCGACCGGTGGAGCCGCAGCTCGGCGCGGGTGCCCGGGGCCCGCTCGGGGTACGGATACAGGCTGCCGGGTCCGCGTCCGCCCAGGAGGGTGCGCCGCGGCTCGGCAGCACCGTCCCGAGCCAGCGCGAAGCCGCCGCCCACGGCCCGACCCCGGGAGGCCCCGCCATCGATCCCGCAACCGCCGCCGCACCCGAACCGACCACCGCCGCCACCGTGCCCCCGAGCCGCCCGGCCGGCCTCGGCGGCGTCGAGGTGATCCACGGGCTGCCCGACGACGGCGACCTCGCGCTGCTCGCCTCGGTCGGCAACCAGGTCGGCACCACCCTCGACCTGGACACCACGGCCCGCGAGCTGTGCGAGGTGCTGGTCCCCCGGGTCGCCGACTTCGCCTGCGTCGACCTGCTGGACGGCCTGATCTCGGACTCCGAGCTCCCGGCCGGCCTGCCCGACGACGGCACCATGCTGCGCCGGGTCGCCCGCACCTTCAACGCCGCCACCCAGTGCTGGAGCCACGTCCTGGACGAGGGAGCGCTGCTCGCCGTGCCGCGCTCCACCCCTCCGGGTCTGGCCCTGCAGGAGAACCGGCCGGTGCTGGTGCCGCAGATCACCCCGGACGTCGCGGTCGACTACGCGGCCTCGCTGGGCGACCCCGAGCTGGAGACGACCGTGGTGGGCCGCTCCATGCTGGTGCTGCCGCTGTCCGCCCGCGGCAAGGTGCTGGGCATCCTGAAGCTGCTGCGGCTTCCCGACCGGGCGCCGTTCACCCGCGGCGACGCCGACACCCTCAAGGAGATCGCCGCCCGCGCCGCGCTGTCCCTGGACAACGCCCGGCTGCACCGGGCCGAGTCCAAGGTCGCCACCACGCTGCAGCGCTCGATGATCCCGACCCGCCCGCCGAAGATCCCCGGCGTGCAGATCGCCCACCGCTACATGCCGGGCGACCGCAAGGCCGAGGTCGGCGGCGACTGGTTCGACGCCATCCAGCTGCCCGGCAGCCGGGTCGCCCTGGTGGTCGGCGACGTGATGGGCCACGGCCTGCACTCGGCCGCCGCGATGGGCCGCTTCCGCACCGCCATGCAGACCCTGGCCGCCCTGGACCTGCCGCCCGGCCAGCTGCTGCGCCACCTCGACAACCTGGCCCACAAGCTCGGCGACGACCACCTGGCGACCTGCCTGTACGCGGTCTACGACCCGATCAACCGGACCTGCGAGCTGGCCTCGGCCGGCCACGTCCCGCCGGTCCTGGTCCACCCCGACGGCCGCGGCGAACTGCTCGAACTGCCGTCCGGCGCGCCGATCGGCGTCGGCGGGGTGCCGTTCCAGACCAAGAAGATCGACGTCTCGGACGGCTCGATGCTGGTGCTGTGCACCGACGGCCTGGTCGAGGTCCGCGGCGGCGACATAGGAGAGGGCCTGGCCGCGCTGTGCGGCAACCTGATCGACCCCAAGCAGACCCCGGACGAGGCCTGCGACACGGTGCTGAACACCCTGCACTCCGACGACCGGCAGGACGACATCGCGCTGCTGGTGGCCCGCTTCGACGGCGTCCCGCCGACCGAGGTGGCCACCTGGCAGCTGGGCGTCACCGAGCTGGAGGTCGGCCGGGCCCGCCGCCTGGTGCGCGACCAGCTCGCCGCCTGGCAGCTGACCGCGCTCGCCGAGACCGTCGAGCTGCTGGTGTCCGAGCTGGTCACCAACGCGGTGCGGGTGGCCAGGGCCGAGGTGCAGCTGCAGCTGATCCGGGTCGACAAGCTGCTGGTCGAGGTCAGCGACGACAACCACAACCTGCCGTCGCTGGAGCCCGCCGAGTCGATGTCCGAGCACGGCCGGGGCCTGAACCTGGTCAGCAAGCTGTCCGAGAAGTGGGGCACCGCCCGCAAGGCGGTCGGCAAGGTCGTCTACTTCGAGATGCCGCTGCCCCGCGGCTGA
- a CDS encoding DUF3662 and FHA domain-containing protein, whose translation MGVLKKFEQRLEGLVNGTFAKVFKSEVQPVEIAGALQRECDNNATIWNRDRTVVPNDFIVELSPHDHERLSPYAGQLGTELAGMVREYAEAQRYSFMGPLQVALEKADDLDTGLYRVRSRTLTAEEPQRPAAPPAAPPGYGRQPTPPAPGAPWHQGAAAPYGAPPPPAAPPAMPSAPPAAGGNVRPFPGAGHGGAGTRRWIEVNGARHQISQNAVVLGRSTEADIRIDDPGVSRKHAEIRPGTPAMVLDLGSTNGIVVDGQHTQRATLRDGSRIVLGSTTIVYRQVEG comes from the coding sequence GTGGGAGTCCTGAAGAAGTTCGAGCAGCGACTCGAAGGTCTCGTGAACGGCACCTTCGCCAAGGTGTTCAAGTCCGAGGTCCAGCCGGTGGAGATCGCCGGAGCGCTGCAGCGCGAGTGCGACAACAACGCCACCATCTGGAACCGGGACCGCACGGTGGTCCCGAACGACTTCATCGTCGAGCTCAGCCCGCACGACCACGAGCGGCTCAGCCCGTACGCCGGCCAGCTGGGCACCGAGCTCGCCGGCATGGTCCGGGAGTACGCCGAGGCGCAGCGGTACAGCTTCATGGGCCCGCTCCAGGTCGCCCTGGAGAAGGCCGACGACCTGGACACCGGCCTGTACCGGGTGCGCAGCCGCACGCTGACCGCGGAGGAGCCGCAGCGGCCGGCCGCGCCGCCCGCCGCCCCGCCCGGGTACGGCCGCCAGCCGACCCCGCCCGCGCCCGGCGCGCCCTGGCACCAGGGCGCGGCGGCCCCGTACGGCGCCCCGCCGCCGCCGGCCGCCCCGCCCGCCATGCCGTCCGCCCCGCCGGCGGCCGGCGGCAACGTGCGACCGTTCCCGGGCGCCGGGCACGGCGGCGCCGGCACCCGGCGCTGGATCGAGGTGAACGGCGCGCGGCACCAGATCAGCCAGAACGCGGTCGTGCTGGGCCGCTCCACCGAGGCGGACATCCGGATCGACGACCCCGGGGTGTCCCGCAAGCACGCGGAGATCCGTCCCGGGACGCCCGCGATGGTGCTCGACCTCGGGTCCACCAACGGCATCGTGGTGGACGGGCAGCACACCCAGCGCGCTACGCTCCGCGACGGCTCCCGGATCGTCCTGGGGTCGACCACCATCGTCTACCGACAGGTCGAAGGGTAG
- a CDS encoding response regulator transcription factor yields MPPTRVLIVDDEVLVRSGLGLIVGSAPDLEVVGGCSGGQAEQQTLDLAPQVVLLDVRMPDLDGLSVLRRLRALPDPPAVAMLTTFDTDEYIGTALRAGAAGFLLKDTAPEQLVHAVRVLAAGGSVLSPSVARTVISGYVDGGGPDLAATALTCRLTGRELDVLALLGEGLSNADIADRLFLGTGTVKDHISAILAKLGAANRVQAAVIAHRAGLVRDRGDDGE; encoded by the coding sequence ATGCCGCCGACCCGGGTCCTGATCGTGGACGACGAGGTGCTGGTCCGCTCCGGGCTCGGTCTGATCGTCGGCTCGGCGCCCGACCTGGAGGTGGTCGGCGGCTGCTCCGGCGGACAGGCCGAACAGCAGACCCTGGACCTCGCCCCGCAGGTGGTGCTGCTCGACGTCCGGATGCCCGACCTGGACGGCCTCAGCGTGCTGCGCCGGCTGCGCGCGCTGCCCGACCCGCCCGCCGTGGCGATGCTCACCACCTTCGACACCGACGAGTACATCGGCACCGCGCTGCGGGCCGGCGCCGCCGGGTTCCTGCTCAAGGACACCGCGCCCGAGCAGCTGGTGCACGCCGTCCGGGTGCTCGCGGCCGGCGGCAGCGTGCTCTCCCCGAGCGTGGCCCGCACCGTGATCAGCGGCTACGTCGACGGCGGCGGCCCCGACCTGGCCGCCACCGCGCTCACCTGCCGGCTCACCGGCCGCGAACTGGACGTCCTCGCGCTGCTCGGCGAAGGGCTGTCCAACGCCGACATAGCGGACCGGCTGTTCCTCGGCACCGGGACGGTCAAGGACCACATCAGTGCGATCCTCGCCAAACTCGGCGCCGCCAACCGCGTCCAGGCCGCCGTCATCGCCCACCGCGCCGGGCTGGTCCGCGACCGCGGGGACGACGGGGAGTGA
- a CDS encoding sensor histidine kinase — translation MTPEEPVPRRWAWLRSPRVTLLVPVLAAALDSALVAKDSAPWQLALSALSVVALFWRRRHPLPVVLLTLPGAFFNEIWLAPLTAVYSVAAAWPKPRVPVACATAFALVEFFHWPVPADLFELSRDNALYAIQSVMLGAGPAALGMLARTRRELAERVDELTAGRRRESRLLAEQVLTAERARLAREMHDVVSHQVSLISVQAGAIQVASTDPASRDGARTIRELSVRTLDELRQMVGVLRAAGVNAGTPLAPQPTLADLPGLIDGSGLAVTRRLDPGRRHWPEAVERAAYRTVQEGLTNISKHAPGAEVTVRVAARGGKLHVEVRNGPPTGSAPANPLPGGGHGLIGLRERAVLLGGAFTAAPTPDGGFALHAVLPAAGA, via the coding sequence GTGACCCCCGAGGAACCCGTCCCGCGCCGCTGGGCCTGGCTGCGCTCCCCGCGGGTCACCCTGCTGGTGCCGGTGCTGGCCGCCGCGCTGGACTCGGCGCTGGTCGCCAAGGACTCGGCGCCCTGGCAGCTCGCGCTGTCCGCGCTGTCCGTGGTCGCGCTGTTCTGGCGCCGCCGCCACCCGCTCCCGGTGGTGCTGCTCACGCTGCCCGGGGCGTTCTTCAACGAGATCTGGCTGGCCCCGCTCACCGCCGTCTACTCGGTGGCCGCCGCCTGGCCGAAGCCCCGCGTCCCGGTCGCCTGCGCCACCGCCTTCGCCCTGGTCGAGTTCTTCCACTGGCCGGTCCCCGCCGACCTGTTCGAACTCAGCCGGGACAACGCGCTGTACGCGATCCAGTCGGTGATGCTCGGCGCCGGCCCGGCCGCGCTCGGCATGCTCGCCCGCACCCGCCGCGAACTCGCCGAGCGGGTCGACGAGCTGACCGCCGGCCGCCGCCGGGAGAGCCGGCTGCTCGCCGAACAGGTGCTGACCGCCGAACGCGCCCGGCTGGCCCGGGAGATGCACGACGTGGTCTCCCACCAGGTCAGCCTGATCTCGGTGCAGGCCGGCGCGATCCAGGTCGCCAGCACCGACCCCGCCTCCCGGGACGGCGCCCGCACCATCCGCGAACTCTCCGTCCGCACCCTCGACGAGCTCCGCCAGATGGTCGGCGTGCTGCGCGCCGCCGGCGTCAACGCGGGCACCCCGCTCGCCCCGCAGCCCACGCTCGCCGACCTGCCCGGGTTGATCGACGGCAGCGGACTGGCCGTCACCCGACGGCTGGACCCCGGCCGCCGGCACTGGCCGGAGGCGGTCGAACGGGCCGCCTACCGGACCGTCCAGGAGGGCCTCACCAACATCAGCAAGCACGCCCCGGGCGCCGAGGTCACCGTCCGGGTCGCCGCCCGCGGCGGCAAGCTCCACGTCGAGGTCCGCAACGGCCCGCCCACCGGGTCCGCCCCCGCCAACCCGCTGCCCGGCGGCGGCCACGGCCTGATCGGCCTGCGCGAACGCGCCGTCCTGCTCGGCGGCGCCTTCACCGCCGCCCCCACCCCCGACGGCGGCTTCGCGCTGCACGCCGTCCTCCCCGCCGCCGGCGCCTGA
- a CDS encoding phosphatidylglycerol lysyltransferase domain-containing protein has product MVAVSTVKSAGPAASPTRGEEPGPLERWRPRAAASTVWYLRLMALLNLLAVLSVPFRDQVQRHNEGEYFTPYLMTAGLTSVLLSLFLAVAMRRRKRAAWIFNTGLAGLTFVGFVLLLLIGDRFADHPWNYFSMVLTGLFLVALLVSRKEFTSKGDRSNPKTAVAAGLGGLVLGGLIGSVLVQLTNTASGAGFGTRFSYAVHRMITLTPSERVADVVSVPTWVNAAINAMSAVLFLFVLWVAFRSPRGEELQSDEDERRLRELLDRQGERDSLGYFALRRDKAVVFSPSGKAAVAYRVVGGVTLASGDPIGDPEAWPGAIDAWLAEAREHAWVPAVMGASEEAGVIYARHGLDALELGDEAIVELDEFSLDGRAMRVVRQAYNRVKRAGYTVRIRRHQDIPEYEMAELVAKADHWRDGATERGFSMALGRLGDPGDGRCVMLECFDGDGELRALLSFVPWGEHGLSLDLMRRDRDSENGLMEFMVIELLQRAKEVELERVSLNFAMFRSVFERGSKLGAGPVLRLWRSVLGFFSRWWQIESLYRANAKYRPIWEPRYLLFEKSSEIPRIGIASARAEGFITVPSMPALFRRRHGQQRG; this is encoded by the coding sequence ATGGTTGCTGTGTCCACTGTGAAGTCGGCCGGCCCGGCCGCGTCCCCCACCCGGGGCGAGGAGCCCGGCCCGCTGGAGCGGTGGCGGCCGAGGGCCGCCGCGTCGACGGTCTGGTACCTGCGGCTGATGGCCCTGCTGAACCTGCTGGCGGTGCTCTCGGTGCCGTTCCGCGACCAGGTGCAGCGCCACAACGAGGGGGAGTACTTCACTCCCTACCTGATGACCGCGGGCCTGACCTCGGTTCTGCTGTCGCTGTTCCTGGCGGTGGCGATGCGCCGGCGCAAACGGGCGGCGTGGATCTTCAACACCGGCCTGGCGGGGCTGACCTTCGTCGGCTTCGTGCTGCTCCTGTTGATCGGAGACCGTTTCGCCGACCACCCGTGGAACTACTTCTCGATGGTGCTGACCGGCCTCTTCCTGGTGGCGCTGCTGGTCTCCCGCAAGGAGTTCACCTCCAAGGGCGACCGCTCCAACCCGAAGACCGCGGTGGCCGCCGGCCTGGGCGGTCTGGTGCTGGGCGGCCTGATCGGCTCGGTGCTGGTGCAGCTGACCAACACCGCCTCCGGAGCCGGCTTCGGCACCCGGTTCAGCTACGCGGTGCACCGGATGATCACCCTGACGCCGTCCGAGCGGGTGGCCGACGTGGTCTCCGTCCCCACCTGGGTGAACGCGGCGATCAACGCGATGAGCGCGGTGCTGTTCCTGTTCGTGCTGTGGGTGGCGTTCCGCTCGCCGCGCGGCGAGGAGCTGCAGAGCGACGAGGACGAGCGCAGGCTCCGCGAGCTGCTGGACCGGCAGGGCGAGCGGGACTCGCTCGGGTACTTCGCGCTGCGCCGGGACAAGGCCGTGGTGTTCTCGCCGAGCGGCAAGGCGGCGGTCGCCTACCGGGTGGTGGGCGGTGTGACGCTCGCCTCCGGCGACCCGATCGGCGACCCGGAGGCCTGGCCGGGCGCGATCGACGCCTGGCTCGCGGAGGCCCGCGAGCACGCCTGGGTGCCGGCCGTGATGGGCGCCTCCGAGGAGGCCGGGGTGATCTACGCCCGGCACGGCCTGGACGCCCTGGAGCTGGGCGACGAGGCGATCGTCGAACTGGACGAGTTCTCGCTGGACGGCCGGGCGATGCGGGTGGTCCGGCAGGCCTACAACCGGGTCAAGCGGGCCGGCTACACGGTGCGGATCCGGCGGCACCAGGACATCCCCGAGTACGAGATGGCCGAGCTGGTGGCGAAGGCCGACCACTGGCGGGACGGCGCGACCGAGCGTGGCTTCTCGATGGCGCTGGGCCGGCTCGGCGACCCGGGTGACGGCCGCTGCGTGATGCTGGAGTGCTTCGACGGGGACGGCGAACTGCGGGCGCTGCTGAGCTTCGTCCCGTGGGGCGAGCACGGACTGTCGCTGGACCTGATGCGGCGCGACCGGGACAGCGAGAACGGCCTGATGGAGTTCATGGTGATCGAACTCCTGCAGCGCGCGAAGGAGGTCGAACTGGAACGGGTGTCGTTGAACTTCGCGATGTTCCGGTCGGTTTTCGAGCGCGGTTCGAAGCTCGGCGCGGGACCGGTGCTGCGGCTGTGGCGTTCCGTCCTGGGTTTCTTCTCGCGCTGGTGGCAGATCGAGTCCCTCTACCGGGCGAATGCGAAATACCGGCCCATCTGGGAGCCGCGTTATCTGCTCTTCGAGAAGAGCAGCGAGATTCCCCGGATCGGCATCGCCTCGGCCCGCGCGGAGGGGTTCATCACGGTGCCCAGCATGCCGGCGCTGTTCCGCCGCAGGCACGGCCAGCAGCGCGGGTGA
- a CDS encoding rhodanese-like domain-containing protein → MSVPSVEVWADPERQDLEERVAAAELAWLTLDVDVATLRVEIDNFALAHHQLLGPLYAELDELDALIAESVAALSGDPEDLRRAREARERVEPAEERGPREGEPEARRVRPDKDAQRIYRELARRAHPDLSTDPDEQQRRSAFIARVNEAYALADTDGLAALAEEWSTSPDSAPAADSPDRLAWLRQRLDWLTGRIGALATERVRLERTPMGELLLLRPDEPERLLEDLAEQLLATAADRQARLAALLPDNGSDDSPRPQETPPMFAQLPTADAASVPADAALLDVREQDEWDAGHVDGALHIPIGQVVARLDELPEDRLYVLCRVGGRSAQVVQYLVASGRDAVNVDGGMFAWEAAGRPMVSSGGQEAFVL, encoded by the coding sequence GTGAGCGTACCGAGCGTCGAGGTGTGGGCGGACCCGGAGCGGCAGGACCTGGAGGAGCGGGTCGCGGCGGCCGAGTTGGCCTGGCTGACCCTGGACGTCGACGTGGCCACCCTGCGGGTGGAGATCGACAACTTCGCCCTCGCCCACCACCAGCTGCTCGGCCCGCTGTACGCCGAACTGGACGAGCTGGACGCGCTGATCGCCGAGTCGGTGGCGGCCCTCAGCGGCGACCCGGAGGACCTCCGCCGGGCCCGGGAGGCCCGCGAGCGGGTCGAGCCGGCCGAGGAGCGCGGCCCGCGCGAGGGCGAGCCGGAGGCCCGCCGGGTGCGGCCCGACAAGGACGCCCAGCGGATCTACCGCGAACTGGCCCGCCGCGCCCACCCCGACCTGTCCACCGACCCGGACGAGCAGCAGCGCCGCTCGGCGTTCATCGCCCGGGTCAACGAGGCGTACGCGCTGGCCGACACCGACGGGCTGGCCGCGCTCGCCGAGGAGTGGTCCACCTCCCCGGACTCCGCGCCCGCCGCCGACTCCCCCGACCGGCTGGCCTGGCTGCGCCAGCGCCTGGACTGGCTGACCGGCAGGATCGGCGCGCTCGCCACCGAGCGGGTCCGGCTGGAGCGCACCCCGATGGGGGAGCTGCTGCTGCTGCGCCCCGACGAGCCGGAGCGGCTGCTGGAGGACCTCGCCGAGCAGTTGCTGGCCACCGCCGCCGACCGGCAGGCCCGGCTGGCCGCCCTGCTGCCCGACAATGGCAGCGACGATTCGCCCCGACCCCAGGAGACTCCCCCGATGTTCGCTCAGCTGCCCACCGCCGACGCCGCCTCGGTGCCCGCCGACGCCGCCCTGCTCGACGTCCGCGAACAGGACGAGTGGGACGCCGGCCACGTGGACGGTGCGCTGCACATCCCGATCGGCCAGGTGGTGGCCCGCCTCGACGAGCTGCCCGAGGACCGGCTGTACGTGCTGTGCCGGGTCGGCGGCCGCTCCGCGCAGGTGGTGCAGTACCTGGTCGCCAGCGGCCGGGACGCGGTGAACGTGGACGGCGGGATGTTCGCCTGGGAGGCCGCCGGCCGCCCGATGGTGAGCAGCGGCGGGCAGGAAGCGTTCGTCCTGTAG
- a CDS encoding FHA domain-containing protein: MSDLTLTVMRLGFLAVLWLFVIVAVQVIRSDLFNTKAAARPAQRPAPSSAAAGAGRPPQGQQSAAQQQQARQRRGQPTHLVVTQGSLAGTTVALQGQTITLGRAHDSTIVLDDDYASSRHARIYPDQAGQWTVEDLGSTNGTYLDRQRLTTPMPLQIGMPIRIGRTVIELRK; this comes from the coding sequence ATGTCTGATCTGACCCTGACGGTCATGCGGCTGGGGTTCCTCGCCGTCCTCTGGCTGTTCGTCATCGTCGCGGTGCAGGTGATCCGCAGCGACCTGTTCAACACCAAGGCCGCCGCGCGCCCCGCCCAGCGCCCCGCACCCTCCTCCGCCGCCGCGGGGGCCGGCCGCCCGCCGCAGGGGCAGCAGTCGGCCGCCCAGCAGCAGCAGGCCCGGCAGCGCCGCGGCCAGCCCACCCACCTGGTGGTCACCCAGGGCTCGCTGGCCGGGACGACCGTCGCCCTGCAGGGCCAGACCATCACGCTGGGCCGGGCGCACGACTCCACGATCGTGCTGGACGACGACTACGCATCCTCCCGTCATGCCAGGATCTACCCGGATCAGGCTGGGCAGTGGACGGTCGAGGATCTAGGCTCCACCAACGGCACCTATCTGGACCGGCAGCGGCTCACCACGCCGATGCCGCTCCAGATCGGCATGCCGATCCGAATCGGCAGGACCGTCATCGAGCTGCGGAAGTAG
- a CDS encoding PP2C family serine/threonine-protein phosphatase gives MSLVLRFAAGSHKGLIREGNEDSGYAGPRLLAVADGMGGAAAGEVASSEVVGSIVRLDEPHPGADLLTLLNDAVQTANDRLRQMVEQDPQLEGMGCTLTALLWDGQRMGQVHIGDSRAYLLRDGRLSQITQDHTWVQRLVDEGRITAEEAETHPQRSLLMRALDGRGQVEPDLSIREVRAGDRYLICSDGLSGPVSHQTLEETLGSYYAPEQTVGELIQLALRGGGPDNITCIVADVIDVGATDTLSGQAAEAPVVVGAVADSQPHHFADPHLLDTPAGRAAGLGRGPAPQHPQGAFGPAQGYEGGYEQQPGYGAPAGDFGPAEGYQEGYPEGGYGEGEYGPAEEAFEGEAPPSRRKKKRGLKLTLIGVLVLAVLGAGGFFAWQWNQDQYYVGEQDGHVALYRGLDQDLFGLKLSSVDKQYADIETKFLTKDQRDKLTAGAQAGSLGDAEKQVDALRAQATVCKKVADSEQAPVTEGSTPSAPPLTEQEQQLAASCSAQ, from the coding sequence ATGAGTCTCGTGCTGCGCTTCGCCGCCGGCTCGCACAAGGGCCTGATCCGCGAGGGGAACGAGGACTCCGGCTACGCCGGTCCGCGGCTGCTCGCGGTGGCCGACGGCATGGGCGGGGCGGCGGCCGGTGAGGTCGCCTCCTCCGAGGTGGTCGGATCGATCGTCCGGCTCGACGAGCCGCACCCGGGCGCCGACCTGCTGACCCTGCTCAACGACGCGGTGCAGACCGCCAACGACCGGCTCCGGCAGATGGTCGAGCAGGACCCGCAGCTGGAGGGCATGGGCTGCACCCTGACCGCGCTGCTCTGGGACGGCCAGCGGATGGGCCAGGTGCACATCGGCGACTCCCGGGCCTACCTGCTGCGCGACGGCCGGCTCAGCCAGATCACCCAGGACCACACCTGGGTGCAGCGGCTGGTCGACGAGGGCCGGATCACCGCCGAGGAGGCCGAGACCCACCCGCAGCGCTCGCTGCTGATGCGCGCCCTGGACGGCCGCGGCCAGGTCGAGCCCGACCTGTCGATCCGCGAGGTCCGGGCCGGCGACCGCTACCTGATCTGCTCCGACGGCCTGTCCGGCCCGGTCAGCCACCAGACCCTGGAGGAGACGCTCGGCAGCTACTACGCGCCCGAGCAGACCGTCGGGGAACTGATCCAGCTGGCGCTGCGCGGCGGCGGCCCGGACAACATCACCTGCATCGTCGCCGACGTGATCGACGTCGGCGCCACCGACACCCTCAGCGGCCAGGCCGCCGAGGCCCCCGTGGTGGTCGGCGCGGTCGCCGACAGCCAGCCGCACCACTTCGCCGACCCGCACCTGCTGGACACCCCGGCGGGCCGCGCCGCCGGCCTCGGCCGCGGGCCCGCCCCGCAGCACCCGCAGGGCGCGTTCGGGCCCGCCCAGGGCTACGAGGGCGGCTACGAGCAGCAGCCCGGCTACGGCGCCCCCGCGGGCGACTTCGGGCCCGCCGAGGGCTACCAGGAGGGCTACCCCGAGGGCGGCTACGGCGAGGGCGAGTACGGCCCGGCCGAGGAGGCGTTCGAGGGCGAGGCCCCGCCCAGCCGGCGGAAGAAGAAGCGCGGCCTGAAGCTCACCCTGATCGGCGTGCTGGTGCTGGCGGTGCTCGGGGCCGGCGGCTTCTTCGCCTGGCAGTGGAACCAGGACCAGTACTACGTCGGCGAGCAGGACGGCCACGTCGCCCTCTACCGCGGGCTGGACCAGGACCTGTTCGGGCTGAAGCTCAGCTCGGTCGACAAGCAGTACGCCGACATCGAGACCAAGTTCCTGACCAAGGACCAACGCGACAAGCTGACCGCCGGCGCCCAGGCCGGCAGCCTCGGCGACGCCGAGAAGCAGGTCGACGCACTGCGTGCGCAGGCCACCGTCTGCAAGAAGGTCGCCGATTCCGAGCAGGCCCCCGTCACCGAGGGCAGCACGCCGTCCGCCCCGCCGCTGACCGAGCAGGAGCAGCAGCTCGCCGCGTCCTGCTCGGCGCAGTAG